Proteins co-encoded in one Tautonia rosea genomic window:
- the hslU gene encoding ATP-dependent protease ATPase subunit HslU, which translates to MSDDLTPRQIVSELDRDIVGQHDAKRAVALALRNRWRRRQLDEEIRRQVTPKNILLIGPTGVGKTEIARRLAQLVGAPFVKVEATKFTEVGYYGRDVESMVRELVEASILLVKAEERQRVDSEARDRAETKLLDLLLPEVPAPSRGAWAATPTGEVDEAAERRKRTREKMKTRLSAGEMEDAEVEIVIPGRSMAPVSILGAGNTEQMEMDLQGMFEKLMPKPSQTRRMAVRDARPLLIEQEAEALLDPEKINRAALALAEESGIIFLDEIDKIAGDEGASRGPDVSRQGVQRDLLPIVEGTTVTTKYGPVRTDFVLFVAAGAFHRSKPSDLMPELQGRFPIRVELNDLTQEDFGRILREPRASLVRQYQALLGTEGLKLEFTEDAIDAMAEIAFSVNRSTQNIGARRLHTILERVVEEISFDAPDRRGKREVIDANQVRSVLAPLTEDEDLSRYIL; encoded by the coding sequence ATGAGCGACGACCTGACTCCCCGACAAATTGTAAGCGAACTGGACCGCGATATCGTCGGTCAGCACGACGCCAAGCGCGCCGTCGCCCTGGCCTTACGCAACCGATGGCGACGCCGACAGTTGGATGAGGAGATTCGGCGTCAGGTGACGCCGAAGAATATCCTGTTGATCGGCCCGACGGGGGTCGGCAAGACGGAGATCGCTCGGCGGCTGGCGCAACTGGTGGGGGCTCCCTTCGTCAAGGTCGAGGCGACGAAGTTCACCGAGGTTGGCTATTACGGGCGCGATGTCGAGAGCATGGTCCGCGAGTTGGTCGAGGCGAGCATTCTGCTGGTCAAGGCCGAGGAGCGTCAGCGGGTTGATTCGGAAGCGAGGGATCGAGCCGAGACGAAATTGCTCGACCTGCTCTTGCCCGAGGTGCCGGCACCGTCTCGAGGGGCCTGGGCCGCGACGCCGACCGGGGAGGTGGATGAAGCCGCCGAACGACGGAAACGGACCCGGGAAAAGATGAAGACACGCCTGTCCGCGGGAGAGATGGAAGACGCCGAGGTCGAAATCGTAATTCCTGGTCGGTCGATGGCCCCGGTCTCGATTCTCGGGGCAGGAAACACGGAACAGATGGAAATGGATTTACAGGGCATGTTCGAAAAACTCATGCCCAAGCCGAGCCAGACCCGGCGCATGGCGGTTCGAGATGCCCGGCCCCTCTTGATCGAGCAGGAGGCCGAGGCCTTGCTCGACCCGGAGAAGATCAACCGGGCGGCCTTGGCCCTGGCTGAGGAGTCGGGGATCATCTTCCTTGATGAGATTGACAAAATTGCAGGAGATGAAGGGGCGAGCCGAGGACCGGACGTCTCACGACAAGGGGTTCAACGCGATCTGCTCCCGATCGTTGAGGGGACGACCGTGACGACCAAGTACGGCCCCGTCCGGACCGATTTTGTGCTGTTTGTCGCGGCGGGAGCGTTCCACCGATCGAAGCCTTCGGACCTGATGCCAGAGCTGCAGGGTCGGTTTCCGATTCGGGTTGAATTGAACGACCTGACTCAAGAGGACTTCGGCCGCATTCTCCGAGAGCCCCGTGCCTCACTCGTCCGACAGTACCAGGCGTTGCTCGGCACCGAGGGGCTAAAGCTTGAATTCACTGAGGATGCAATCGACGCGATGGCCGAGATCGCCTTCTCTGTCAACCGATCGACACAGAATATCGGAGCAAGGCGCTTGCATACGATTTTAGAACGGGTGGTTGAGGAGATCAGTTTCGACGCTCCCGACCGGAGAGGGAAGCGGGAGGTAATCGATGCGAACCAGGTGCGGTCAGTGCTTGCTCCGCTGACCGAGGATGAGGACCTGAGCCGGTACATCCTCTGA
- the hslV gene encoding ATP-dependent protease subunit HslV → MTWHATTILTVRRGDRVALGGDGQVTLGNQIMKADAAKVRRLLDGRVLVGFAGSAADGFALLERFEAKLKDYPNNVPRAAIELAKLWRTDRALRRLEALLIVADERHSLLLSGSGDVIQPTDGILCAGSGGAYALAAARALVAHTQLSPGEIVRESLKIAAGIDIYTNESLTVEELPGS, encoded by the coding sequence ATGACCTGGCATGCGACCACCATCCTGACTGTTCGACGAGGAGATCGCGTCGCTCTGGGAGGCGACGGCCAGGTGACCCTGGGCAACCAGATCATGAAGGCCGACGCCGCGAAGGTCCGCCGATTGCTCGACGGCCGGGTGCTTGTGGGGTTTGCCGGTAGCGCGGCCGATGGGTTTGCCCTGCTCGAACGGTTCGAGGCGAAGCTGAAGGATTATCCCAACAACGTCCCGAGGGCGGCCATTGAGCTGGCCAAACTCTGGCGGACCGACCGTGCTCTACGGCGGCTTGAGGCCCTGTTAATCGTGGCCGACGAGCGGCATAGCTTGCTATTGAGCGGGTCGGGAGACGTGATCCAACCGACTGATGGCATCCTCTGCGCTGGATCGGGAGGGGCCTATGCCCTGGCCGCAGCTCGGGCTCTCGTTGCACACACCCAACTCTCCCCGGGCGAGATTGTGCGGGAATCCTTGAAGATCGCTGCGGGGATCGACATTTATACGAATGAGAGCCTCACGGTCGAGGAACTTCCGGGATCATGA
- the treZ gene encoding malto-oligosyltrehalose trehalohydrolase: MSAEPRSKTPVSHWRPSIGAWPEADGVRFRVWAPKEDTVSVVIEGNSPRAEPLERFADGTFGALVPGLGPGTRYRYTIRSGTFPDPASRFQPEGVHGPSEVVDPDQFRWTDPDWTGITLEDLIVYELHVGTFSPAGTFLGVLDRLPYLRDLGVTAIELMPVADFPGNRNWGYDGAALYAPARCYGSPDDLRLLINEAHRLGLAVLLDVVYNHFGPDGSYPPAFSPYVFSETHTNPWGQSLNFDGPHNTLVRQFFIENALHWIHEYRFDGLRLDATHAIIDDSDRPFLADLAARVRQSVSDRELVIVAEDHRNLAPMIRPEGQGGWGLDGVWADDFHHIVRVALSGEHEGYYRDFTGSMTELATCINKGWLYTGQHSLNRDEHRGTDPTGIPPARMVVCIQNHDQIGNRALGDRLHHFCDPAAYRAAAALLLCGPQTPMIFQGQEWATSAPFQFFTDHNEDLGRAVTEGRREEFRHFAAFADPDSRDRIPDPQAESTFTNSKLDWSEPEREPHASTLRLFRTLTILRRSEPALRDGQMQSALAFPLSDQTLLLRQNASDGPSLLICMHLGGPADVSLVGRPELKGLALDRCQLVLTTDDRPFVPDGRAPGISVDGPAPSIRFEGPASVILRAWPS; this comes from the coding sequence ATGTCCGCCGAGCCTCGATCGAAAACCCCCGTCTCTCACTGGCGCCCCTCGATTGGGGCCTGGCCCGAAGCCGATGGGGTCCGCTTTCGCGTCTGGGCTCCGAAGGAAGACACGGTGTCCGTGGTCATTGAAGGCAACTCCCCTCGCGCCGAACCCTTGGAGCGGTTCGCGGATGGCACGTTCGGCGCCCTCGTCCCTGGGCTCGGTCCTGGAACGCGCTACCGCTATACGATTCGCTCCGGCACGTTCCCCGACCCCGCCTCCCGGTTTCAACCCGAAGGGGTTCATGGCCCTTCCGAGGTCGTTGATCCTGACCAGTTCCGCTGGACCGATCCTGATTGGACCGGCATTACGCTCGAAGATCTCATCGTCTACGAGCTTCACGTCGGGACTTTTTCCCCAGCAGGTACCTTTCTTGGCGTCCTTGATCGCTTGCCGTATCTCCGAGATCTCGGCGTCACCGCAATCGAGTTGATGCCCGTGGCTGATTTCCCGGGCAACCGGAACTGGGGATACGACGGCGCGGCCCTTTATGCTCCCGCCCGCTGCTACGGCTCGCCCGATGACCTTCGCCTTCTGATCAACGAAGCCCACCGACTCGGCCTGGCTGTCCTCCTCGATGTCGTCTACAACCACTTCGGGCCAGACGGCTCCTATCCCCCCGCCTTCAGCCCCTACGTCTTCTCCGAAACCCACACAAACCCGTGGGGCCAGAGTCTCAACTTCGACGGCCCTCACAATACGCTCGTCCGGCAGTTCTTCATCGAGAATGCGCTCCACTGGATCCACGAATACCGCTTCGACGGACTCCGACTCGACGCGACTCACGCAATCATCGACGACAGCGACCGCCCGTTCCTTGCCGACCTCGCCGCCCGGGTTCGCCAGTCGGTTTCCGACCGCGAGCTCGTGATCGTGGCCGAGGATCACCGCAATCTCGCCCCCATGATCCGCCCCGAAGGGCAGGGGGGATGGGGCCTCGACGGAGTCTGGGCCGACGACTTCCACCACATCGTCCGAGTGGCCCTCTCCGGCGAGCACGAAGGCTATTACCGTGACTTCACCGGATCGATGACTGAACTCGCAACCTGCATCAACAAAGGATGGCTCTATACAGGCCAACACTCGCTCAACCGTGACGAACATCGAGGCACCGACCCGACCGGCATACCACCCGCCCGGATGGTCGTCTGTATCCAGAACCACGACCAGATCGGCAACCGGGCCCTCGGTGACCGCCTGCACCACTTCTGCGATCCTGCCGCCTATCGCGCCGCCGCCGCCTTGCTCCTGTGTGGCCCGCAAACGCCCATGATCTTTCAAGGGCAAGAGTGGGCAACCTCGGCCCCGTTCCAGTTTTTCACCGATCACAACGAGGATCTCGGTCGTGCCGTCACCGAAGGCCGACGCGAGGAGTTCCGTCACTTCGCCGCCTTCGCCGATCCTGACTCCCGCGACCGTATCCCCGATCCCCAGGCCGAATCCACCTTCACGAACAGCAAGCTCGACTGGTCGGAACCCGAGCGAGAGCCTCACGCCTCGACCCTTCGACTGTTCCGAACCCTCACGATTCTTCGACGCTCGGAACCTGCTCTGCGCGATGGGCAGATGCAATCCGCCCTTGCGTTTCCGCTGTCGGACCAAACCCTTCTGCTCCGTCAAAACGCCTCCGACGGCCCTTCTCTCCTCATCTGCATGCATCTGGGAGGGCCGGCCGACGTTTCCCTGGTCGGCCGCCCGGAACTGAAGGGCCTGGCCCTGGATCGTTGCCAGCTCGTGCTGACGACCGACGATCGCCCGTTCGTCCCCGACGGCCGTGCTCCAGGTATCTCCGTCGACGGTCCGGCCCCTTCGATCCGCTTCGAAGGCCCCGCAAGCGTCATCCTTCGCGCGTGGCCATCCTGA
- a CDS encoding AAA family ATPase, which translates to MSAGPSTLPSFESSDSRQFRPKVVTDFSSAGLNPALVESLVLKFLLGVGVSSGRRIADELGLPFGPFPDFLRGLKANQIVTYTDTAAANDYYFSLTDAGRSRARGYLEECAYVGTAPVPFADYLESVSAQTIAQEHPKEADLRRAFSDLLISESMFQVLGPAINSGKGMFLYGYPGNGKTSIAERITRCFGTTVWIPRTILVEGQILKLFDPTNHEPIEARRGGILRKDDQDDRWVEIRRPTIVAGGELTMDALEIYFDKDNKICEAPLQMKSNNGTFLIDDFGRQRMAPIELLNRWIVPLEKRYDYLRLPNGKQIQVPFDQLILFSTNLEPKDLVDEAFLRRIPYKINAVDPTEDMFRQMIRIFAPKLGFEVIDQEAVDYLIAQHYTRVNRPFRCCQPRDLLLQIRNYCIYNDLPLELKPEYFDFAAGNYFTVL; encoded by the coding sequence ATGAGTGCCGGACCAAGTACCCTTCCCTCCTTCGAATCCTCCGATTCCAGGCAGTTTCGGCCGAAGGTGGTGACCGACTTTTCCTCGGCCGGTCTGAATCCCGCACTGGTTGAGTCGCTCGTTTTGAAGTTCTTGCTCGGTGTCGGCGTTTCCTCAGGGCGTCGCATTGCCGACGAGTTGGGATTACCCTTCGGGCCGTTTCCTGACTTCCTCCGTGGCTTGAAGGCGAATCAGATTGTCACCTACACCGATACCGCCGCCGCCAACGACTACTACTTCTCGCTCACAGACGCAGGTCGATCCCGAGCCCGAGGGTATTTGGAAGAGTGTGCCTATGTCGGAACGGCTCCGGTTCCCTTCGCCGATTATCTGGAATCCGTCTCAGCGCAGACCATTGCCCAGGAACATCCCAAGGAGGCCGACCTTCGCCGCGCATTCTCTGATCTTCTCATCTCCGAATCCATGTTTCAGGTGCTCGGCCCAGCAATCAATTCAGGCAAGGGGATGTTCCTCTACGGCTATCCCGGCAATGGCAAAACAAGCATCGCCGAGCGAATTACCCGATGCTTCGGCACGACCGTCTGGATTCCCCGTACGATCCTCGTCGAAGGTCAGATCCTCAAACTCTTCGATCCGACCAATCACGAGCCGATCGAGGCCCGACGCGGAGGAATCCTCCGTAAAGACGACCAGGATGATCGGTGGGTCGAGATCCGACGACCCACCATCGTCGCTGGTGGCGAACTGACCATGGACGCTCTTGAAATCTATTTCGACAAGGACAACAAAATCTGCGAAGCTCCCCTGCAGATGAAGTCCAACAACGGGACCTTCCTGATCGATGACTTCGGCCGTCAACGCATGGCACCGATCGAGTTGCTCAACCGTTGGATCGTCCCCCTCGAAAAACGTTACGACTATCTTCGACTCCCCAACGGCAAACAGATCCAGGTCCCTTTCGATCAGCTAATCTTATTCTCAACAAACCTTGAACCCAAGGACCTTGTTGACGAAGCCTTCCTTCGCCGCATCCCCTACAAGATTAATGCCGTCGATCCGACCGAGGACATGTTCCGCCAGATGATCCGCATCTTCGCCCCCAAGCTCGGATTCGAAGTCATTGACCAGGAGGCTGTCGACTATCTCATCGCCCAACACTACACCCGCGTCAACCGCCCGTTCCGCTGCTGCCAACCACGCGACCTGTTGCTCCAGATCCGCAATTACTGCATTTACAATGACCTGCCTCTCGAACTGAAACCGGAATACTTTGACTTCGCCGCGGGGAACTATTTCACCGTCCTTTGA
- a CDS encoding BaiN/RdsA family NAD(P)/FAD-dependent oxidoreductase, translating into MIDVDYDVAVLGAGAAGLFAAFRAAERGRRVLLLEKNRRPGVKILMSGGTRCNITNARGLKDHSFVSGAIDPAFNPKEARGSRSIMEAFGPNGRFLAPALKALSVEQTVRLFETEGVATKIEGNGKLFPVSDRAVDVLDALVRRLERSGAELRTYCPVREVEAKDDAFLIHLPDGPLRARRVILAVGGQSYPGCGTSGDGYQIARSFGHTIIEPRPALVPLRIEADWIRDLKGITIPDTLARVLVPGGPKLSERREAVLFAHFGLTGPAILDVSGPVARYEGPGSLTLELDFVPDIRLEALDAQLQASARSGRRLVSNLLPEELPRRLTTALMRACSVPDDRVGPELSRDERRRLLAGIKSLRIPIAGTLGFAKAEVTSGGVALDEVDPATLESRVQPGVHLIGELLDLDGRIGGYNFQGAWSTGWLAGDSV; encoded by the coding sequence GTGATCGATGTTGACTATGATGTTGCTGTGCTCGGTGCCGGAGCTGCGGGCTTGTTCGCCGCCTTCCGTGCAGCCGAGCGAGGCCGCCGCGTGTTGCTGCTGGAAAAAAACCGCCGCCCGGGCGTGAAGATCCTTATGTCTGGGGGCACTCGTTGCAACATTACGAACGCCCGCGGACTGAAAGACCACTCCTTTGTCTCTGGTGCCATCGACCCCGCCTTCAACCCGAAGGAGGCCCGAGGCTCCCGAAGCATCATGGAGGCTTTCGGTCCCAACGGCCGCTTCCTTGCGCCGGCTCTGAAAGCGTTGAGTGTGGAACAAACCGTCCGACTCTTCGAAACCGAAGGCGTTGCCACCAAGATTGAAGGCAACGGCAAGCTCTTTCCTGTCTCGGACCGTGCGGTCGACGTGCTTGACGCCCTGGTTCGTCGCCTCGAACGCAGCGGCGCGGAGCTTCGGACCTATTGCCCGGTCAGGGAGGTCGAAGCTAAGGACGACGCCTTCCTCATCCATCTTCCTGACGGACCGCTCCGAGCCCGGCGGGTGATTCTTGCCGTGGGCGGCCAGTCGTATCCCGGTTGTGGCACATCGGGAGACGGATACCAAATTGCCCGATCGTTCGGGCACACGATCATCGAACCCAGGCCCGCCCTGGTTCCCCTCCGCATCGAGGCCGATTGGATACGTGACCTCAAAGGAATCACGATCCCCGACACCCTGGCCCGCGTTCTTGTCCCTGGAGGCCCGAAACTTAGCGAACGTCGCGAGGCGGTTCTCTTTGCCCACTTCGGCTTGACCGGCCCGGCAATTCTCGATGTGAGTGGCCCTGTCGCCCGTTACGAAGGTCCGGGTTCCTTGACGCTCGAACTGGATTTCGTTCCCGATATCCGCCTCGAAGCACTCGATGCCCAGCTCCAGGCCTCAGCTCGATCCGGCCGCCGTCTGGTTTCCAATCTGCTGCCGGAGGAGCTTCCCAGACGACTGACAACCGCCCTGATGCGTGCCTGCTCCGTGCCCGATGACCGCGTCGGCCCCGAACTTTCTCGGGATGAGCGCCGCAGACTTCTTGCCGGAATCAAGTCCCTCCGCATCCCGATCGCCGGAACGCTCGGATTTGCCAAGGCCGAGGTGACCAGCGGAGGCGTTGCGCTCGACGAGGTCGATCCCGCCACCCTCGAAAGCCGAGTTCAGCCAGGTGTTCACCTGATCGGCGAACTGCTCGACCTCGACGGCCGAATCGGCGGTTACAATTTCCAGGGTGCCTGGAGTACCGGATGGCTTGCGGGAGACTCGGTCTGA
- a CDS encoding PilZ domain-containing protein has protein sequence MPKLRHFDDYVVDSQQVQKILDRREQTRYASNGSECWIGWWQGGAWRITSAALRDISQSGAGFRIHSAPPQRSAVWFCPKDPGQKAWVEGTVIRVARPGLIRIVMGCPSEVGLRFREDCTWETLRAALFGLGVSREEQKLIPPPLPRSGGMFS, from the coding sequence ATGCCCAAGTTGCGACACTTCGACGATTATGTTGTCGATTCCCAGCAGGTCCAAAAGATCCTCGACCGCAGAGAGCAGACCCGCTATGCCTCGAACGGAAGTGAGTGCTGGATCGGTTGGTGGCAAGGTGGAGCGTGGCGGATCACGAGCGCGGCCCTTCGGGACATCAGCCAGAGTGGGGCCGGGTTCCGAATCCACTCCGCTCCTCCTCAACGGTCTGCCGTCTGGTTCTGTCCGAAAGACCCCGGGCAGAAAGCATGGGTTGAAGGAACCGTCATCCGGGTCGCACGCCCCGGATTGATCCGAATTGTCATGGGCTGTCCCTCCGAAGTCGGACTCCGATTCCGGGAAGACTGCACCTGGGAAACCCTTCGAGCCGCTCTCTTCGGTCTCGGCGTTTCCCGAGAAGAGCAGAAGCTCATTCCTCCCCCCTTGCCACGATCTGGAGGGATGTTCTCATGA